The DNA segment CGTTCGACCCGCGAGCCTTCGCTGACATTCATCTGGGTGATGATTCCGCCTTCGAGCGATTGGATCACCTGTTCCCGCGAGCTGGGCACCACCTTGCCGGTGCCGTTGGAGACTTCGACCACCTCGAAACACGCAGCCCACAGCAGAAAGCAGCCAACCATCAAGGCGCAGATCCAGACCACTCGCGAGGCCCGTACCACCTCTGTCTCGTCGGCACCGTCCAGGTAGGAAGCCGGTGCAGAGGGCATACCAATGGCGACATTCTGACTCATGACGGTGCTCCATCGGCGGGCAGCGCACCGGGCGGCGTAGCGGCCGCCGGCTGGCGTAGCTGGGCGAGGGCGATCTCACGGGGGGCATCAATCACTATCCGGCCGTTGTCCAGCACGATAATGCGCTGCATGCGTTGCAGCACACTGAGGCGATGGGTGGCCATCACCAGAGTGCGGCCTTCGCACCAGCGCAGCAGCTCCTCGAGCAGGCGTTTTTCGGTGACGTCATCCAGCGCTGCGGTGGGCTCGTCAAGCAACAGGACCTGCGGTTGACGCAGCAGCAGGCGCGCCAGCAACAGGCTTTGCCGCTGGCCGCCGGACAACCCCAGACCGCCTTCGAGAATCAGATGGTCCAAGCCTTTTGGCAGGCGCCGGACGAATTCCAGTGCACCACTGATCGACAGTGCCGCGAGCAGTTCCTGATCGCTGGCGCGCCCGGCCCCCAGCACCATGTTGTCGCGCAAGGTGCCGTGAAACAGCCGCGCGTGTTGCTGCAACAGCCCGACATCGCGGCGCAGGTCGGCCGGGTCGATATGGCTCAAGGCAACACCATCCAGGCTCAGTTCGCCGGTAGCCAGGTCCATGCTGCCGGCCAGTGCCTGGAGCAGGGTCGACTTGCCTGCGCCGTTGCGGCCCAGAATCGCAATGTGCTCACCGGGTTGAATGCGCAGCTCGCTGAGGGTCAGCACCGGCGACGCCTCAGCGCTGTAGCGGAAACTGGCGTCCCTGAAATGAAAGTCGCCACGGATGGCCGGCAGATGCACGCGCTTGCTGCCCTCGGGGTGATCGACCGGTTGCTGCATCAGGGTATTGAGGCCTTTGAGGGCCACTTTGGCCTGTTGCCAGCGAGTCAGCACATGATTGAGCTGGGCCATCGGCGCCATCATCCGTGAGGCCAGCATGGAGGCCGCGACCAGCGTACCGGTGGTCAGGTCGCCAGCAATGACCATGGGCGCGCCGAACACGATGACCACGGCAAACACGGCGGTCTGGACGGTCTGGGTCCAGGTCACCAGGCCGTTGGTCAGCGTGCGCAGACGCAGGCTGGTGTCGGCAGTGCTGGCATTGTAGCGGTTCCATTGTTCCTGGAAGCGCAGTTCGGCCTGCAGCGCCTTGATGTCATCCAGGCCCTGAATGCTTTCGACCAGCATCGCATTGCGCAGTGCTGATTCACGCATGTTGGCATTGGCCAGCACCGCCAGTTTGCGCTGGTACAACAGCCCCGGCAGGAGCATGACCACCAGCGCGACCAGCGGGATGGCCACCAGCGGCCCGCCGATCAACCAGAACACCAGCAGGAACAGCAAGAAAAACGGCAGGTCGGCCAGCGCTGTCGCGGTGCTTGAGGTCACCAGATCGCGGACCTGTTCCAGCTCGCGCAGTTGCGAGATGAACGAACCGGTGGACTTGGGACGTACCGAGCTGCGCAGGCGCAAGGCATGGCCGTAGACCAGATCGGAAACCCGCAGGTCGGCGCGTTTGCCCAGCAGGTCGGTGATGCGCAGACGCATGATGCGCAGGGTGAAGTCAAACAGCACCGCCAACAGCACGCCGCCGAACAGCACGTAGAGGGTCGGCAGCGACTCGGCGGGGATGACCCGGTCGTAGACCTGCATGGAGAACAGCACCCCGGCCATTGCCAGCAGGTTGGCAACCAGTGACGCGAGCATGACATGGCTGTAGGGCCGCAGGTCGCGCAGCACGATGCGCCGGAACCAGTGTTCGTCATAGGGCTGCACATAGTCGTCAGTGCGCACGTCTGATAATGGCCGCGCCGGGCGCAGAATCACGGTGCGGCGCAGGCGTTTATCCAGTTCGGCCAACGGCAAGCGATGTTGCAGCCCCTGGTCACCGGACAGGGCGACACCGAGTTGTTCGCCATTGACGCTTTGCACCACGCCGATCTGGCCGTCCTCCAGCTCAACCACCAAAGGGGTCCGCCAGTGGTTCAGCTCAGCCACCGAACAGCCGCCGAACTTGATGGTCAGCCCGGCCTGGCGGGCCATCTGCCGCACCACGTCTTCGACGTCGCGGTCCGGACGATCGCCGGCCAGCCGGATGGTTTGTTCGGACACTTCCAGGTGGTAGTGCCGGGCCACCAGTAAAATGGCCTGCATCCATTGGCTGTAGTCCGGTGGCGGCGCGCTCTGGTCAGCCTGCGGCGGGGTAACGGTTACGGCGTCGTTCATGGCAGCACCCTCACGCCCTGCAGTGCACGGTCTTCGAGGCCGAAGGCGTGACGCAGCTGGCCGCTGTTGTACAGGCAGTCGATTTGCAGGCGCTGCAGGTCGGCACGGGTGCCGGCCAGCTCGAAGCGCGACTGATGGATTTCCTGCTCGGCATTGAGCAGGTCGAGCAGTGGCCGGGTACCCAGGTCCAGATACTGGCGGCCGTACAGTTCACGCGCTTCACTGATGCTGCCCTGACGCCGCTCCAGCGAGCGTTGGCGCAGGTTGAGGCTGGTGGTCTGCACCCGCGCCTCGGCCAGCGCCTGGGTCGCTTGCAGGCGCGCCGTGTCTTCGGCGGCGTCGGCTGCACTCAGCGCGTGGCCGGCAGCCCGGCTGCGGGCGCTGATCGCGCCGCCCTGATAGATCGGCACCTCGACATTCAGGTAAATCCCGGCCTGGGTGCGGTCCATGGCCGGATTGGTGTCTCGGTAACCGCTGTCCAGATAGTGATTGACGGTGGGTTGCAGTGATAGGGTCGGGTAGGCCTCGGCCCTTGAGCGGGCCAGCTCTGCCTGCGCCTCGCTGCGCTGGGCCAGCGCCATCAGCACTGCTGGCAAGGCGTCGGTCGCGGTGTCGGAGCGCTCGCAGGCGCCGCCAGAGGAGGGCGTAACGTCATCGCTCACATCAGTGCCCTGGCTACGCCCCGTCAAATGGCTGAGCGCCGCCTGCCAGCGTGCGTATTGCGCCTTGTAGTCCTGCAGCGTGGCCATTGCACCTTCGGCGCGCGACTGGGCCTGGACCAGGTCAGAGCGAGTACTGGCGCCCAGGTCGCTGCGCTGGCGGGCCAGTTCGACAATGCTGCCCACACCGCTGATTTGCTGACGGGCAATGTCTATCAGGTTGCGGTAGCGCTGCACCTCGATCCAGGCATTGGCGGTGTCGCGACCGATACGGTCGATCACCAGCAGGATTTCGGCCTGGCTGCGGGCGACCCTGGCCTGGGCGGCCTGCACGCTGTTATCGACCTTGCCGAAGTCGTAAAGCATTTGCTTGACCGAAAGGCTCAAGGCGCGGCTGGCATTGTCGCGACCATAGCCGGTCTCGAAGCCACCACGAATGCCAGCGCTGACTTGCGGATAGTAGCCAGCCTCGGCGACGTTGACGCCTTCACCTTGCTGATACAGCGTCGACACCGCCTGAGCGATGTCCGGGTGCCAGGCCACCGCCTGACGCACGGCCTCATCGAGGCTCAGGCGAGCGGCACTGGCCGAAGACAGCCCTGCGTGAGGGCTGCGAGGCTGGCGCGGCGGTTGCTGTTGCAACTGACTGGGGCTGAGCTGGCCAAGACCGGCGGCGCCTGGCGCTTGATCAGCACTGACCGCCGTGGGGAGCAACACCGCCGCTGCTGCCGCCAGGACGACAGCGACGGAGCGGGTGACGCAGACATCAACTTGTTTCACAGGTATCCCTTACCGTTATTGCTATCCAGACGTCAAACCACCTGTATGCCGTTCTGCACCCAAAGATGATGGGTCGGGTCCTCCTGAGGGGTGTATTGATTGAATTCAAGACCATCAGCGAGCAGTCTGCCATCCATAACCCAGTCGCCGCTCATGTGCACGCTGTCCTGCTCGCCACCTTTGATCTGCAGTGTGCTGGTGTCGCTGACTGCCACCAGGTCGGCCAGATCAAGGGTCAGGTGCACACTGCTGCGGTCGGCGCCATTCAGGTCGATGATGTCGATGTTGCTCAAGCGGCCCTGGACATTGCCCAGATCGATGGAGGCATCGCCGCCGGCCCAGAGCAACGTGTCAGTGCCGCTGCCGCCGTCCACCGCGGCGAAGTTCAGGTCGCTGATGACCAAGGTGTCGTCACCCGCACCGCCATGCAGGCTGACTGCACCGCCTTGCGAGCCATCGAGGGTGTCGTGTCCGTCTGTGCCGGTCTGCACCTGCGCCGTAGCCGCCAGCGCCAGGGCGTTGCTGGCCTGGTCACTGTCGTCGCTGGCCAGTGCCATCCGCGCACCGGCGGCCTGATTGAGGTTGATGGTCAGGGTCGCCGTATCACTGCTGCCGTTGGGGTGGGTCAGCTTGTAGGTGAACTGGTCGGCATTGCCGATGGCGCTGGAGGTCAGGCCGGACTTGAGCGTATAGGTGTAGCTGCCATCGGGCCGTACCAACAGATTGCCGTAAGTGCCGGTCAGGGTTGTGCCATTGTAGCCCGGCTGCACAAAGCTATTGGCCGCCGTCATTACACTGAGCACGGTGAGCGCCGAGCCGAGTACGTCGGCACCGCCACCGGCGGTGTCGGTCAGCAGGTTGCCGACCACCGGTGTGGAGCCAGTCACCACCTGCTGGTTGGTGGCCGTTGCGCTGTTGACCAGGCTCACGGTTACGGTGTTGAGCAGGCCGACGCCGGTGATGCGCAGGTTGACCCGGTAACTGCCAGGCGTCTGGTCGTCCAGGGTCAGGCCGTACTGACCACCGCCCAGATTGAGCACGCTGCTGCCCGATACGGTCTTGACCAGTGCGTACTGGTTGGTGCTGGTGTTGAGTTTGTAGACCTCCAGCGTGGTGTTGCCCAGCAGCGCCAGCAAGTTGGTTGAGCTCAGCAGCACGGTCAGGTCGCTGACTGTGTTGTTCGCGACACTGAAAGTGTAGGCGCCGTTGATGCCTCCCAGCAGGGTCGAGGCAGAGCCCAGCGTGGTGGTTTCGGTGGTGACCAGGTTACCCAGGCTCAGGCTGCTGCTGGCGACATCATTGGTGGCGTCGAGCAGCAATGCCGGGGCCGCCAGGTTGGTACTGCTCCAGACCTCGGTGGCCTGCGGGCTGTCGATACGTACATACAGCACCGCCGGATCACTCAGCCCGTTAGGGTGCACCAGTTGATAGTTGAACACATCGACCTTGCCGACACTGCTGGCGGTGCCGTTGGCACGGTAGCTGTAGTTACCCTGGGCATCGATGGTCAGGTTGCCGTACAAGCCCTGCACCACAGTACCGGTGCCGGCATTCACATAACCGGCGCCGCCGTTCTGGATACGCACCACCGCGCCGTTGTCGGGACCGGTGGTGTCGACACTGCCGTCCGGGCCGGGGTCGGTCACCACGTTGCCGGTCACGGCAGCGCCTGCCGTGCCGGTGAACTGGGTCAGGCTGTTGATATCCAGTTGCAGGTTGCTGTTGATGGTGGTCAACACCGTGAGGCTGTTGCTTTGTAAAGTCAGGCGGTACTCGCCGGCCGACAGGCTGGGGCCTTGCAACCGCACCCCGCTGCTGGCCAGTACATCGAGGTTGATCAACGCGCCGCTGCCGGCCGTGCCGAGGGTCACCCAGGCACCACTGGCATCCTTGACTTGCAAGGTGAAGACCGCACGGGTACCCAGCGACAGCAGGCCGCCGTCGATCAGGGTCAGGGTCGGGGCTGCGGTGGTACCGCTGGCCACGTTGAAGTTGAACGTGTGGCTAAAGCCAAGGCCCAGTACCGACGGAAAACTGTCCGTGGCATTGGTGCGGGTCGCCACGGCGGCCAGATTGACGGTGGCGGTGGCCAGGTTGTCGTTGGCAATCACTGGCCGGTCCACGTCGATATCCGCAGCGGTGAGGGTCACGCTTGGCGACAGGTTGCCAGCCCGGTCGGTGACGCTGATGCTCAGCACCTCGCCGTTGATCTGCGCCGCATTGAGCGGCACGCTGAAGTTGCCATTGCTTTGCACGGTGGCCGTACCCAGGGTCACACCGGCGGCACTTTTCACCGTGATTGTGGCACCGGCCTCGGCGCTGCCGCTGAGGGTCAGGCCGTTAGTGGCAAGTGTCAGGCCGGTGGCCGCGCCAGGCGGGGTGAGGTCCGGGGCGGTCACCGGCAGGGCCGAAGACACGTTGCCCGCCAGGTCAAGCTGGGTAACCTGCAAGAGCTGGCTGTTGATTTGCGGCGGATTGAGCACCACCGACCAGGCGCCATTGACGCCCACCACTGCGCTACCTACCTGAGTGCCTGCCGGGTCACGTACCACGATGCGGTCACCGATGATCCCGGTGCCGGTCATCAGGGTGCCGCTGGCGTTGATCACCGCCGTCGCCGGGGCGATGGGGGCGGTAAGATCGGGGGCAGTGACGGTCGCGACGTCGGAAGTGTTGTTGCGGCCATCAGTGAGGCGCACGCTCAGCAGCTCGCCGTCGATCTGCGCCGGAGCGATCGACACGCTGAACTGGCCGTTGTTGCCTACCACGCCGCTGCCCACAATCTGATTGGCGGCATTGCGCACCGTGACGGCGGCACCCACCTCGCCGAAGCCGCTCAGGCTGGCGCCGCCGGCCGCCACGCTCAGGCCGCTGGCAATGGCCGGGGCGGTGATGTCGGGCGCGTTGACCGTGGCGACCCCTGAAGCATTACCGGCCGGGTCAGTCTGGCTGACCCGCAGCGCCTCGAAATTCAGCTGGGCACTGGACAACTGCACGGTAAAACTGCCGTTGGCAGCGACCAGTGCGTTGCCCAGCGCCACGCCGGTCGGGCTGCTGACATAGACCCTGGCACCGGCCTCACCGAGACCGGTCAGCACCAGGCCTGCGGTATTGACGGCCAGGTTGGTGGGGGCCAGCGGCGCAGTGCTGTCCGGCGCCGCGACACTGGCGGGTAACGAGACATTGAGGGCTGTGTCGCGCAAGGTGACGGTGAGGGCCTGGCCATTGAGCTGAGCGCTGCTCAAAGTAACGTTGAAGGTGCCATTGCTGGTGACCACGGCGGTGCCCAGCTCAGTGCCGGCCGCGTTGCTGACACGCACCTGGGCACCCGCTTCACCGGTGCCACTGACGATTGTGCCGCCCGCATTGACCTGCAGGTTGCCGGCTGCCAGCGGTGCAGTAATGTCGCGGGCGCTTAGCGCCACAGCCTCGGAGGCGTTCCCGGAAGCATCGGTCTGCACTGCACTGAGCGTCTGACCATTGAGTTGCGGGCTGCTCAGGGTAATGCTGAATACACCGCCGGCTGACACCACGCCACTGCCCAGTTCCACGCCTGTGCTGTTGGTGATCGAAACCCTGGCACCGGCTTCACCCGTGCCGGTGACCAGCACGCCCTCACTATTGAGCAGCAGATTGGCCAGTGGCGCGGGAGCGGTACTGTCGTCAGCGGTCAGGTAGACCGCAATTGAAGGGCTGGCCGGTGGCAGGCTGGCGCTCACCGAGAGCACTTCACCATTGGTCTGGGCGCTGCCCAGTGCCACGCTGAAGGTGCCGTCGGACAATACCTGGGCGGTGCCCACCGAGTCACCGTTCAGCGCCCTGACGGTAATGGTCGCGTTGACCGGCCCTTGGCCGCTCAGCCTTGTACCGTCGGCTGAAAGGTCCAGATTGGTGGGCGCTTCGGTGGGCGGTTGGGCCGGCACGTCAATGCTGGCCACCGGCGAGTCGTTACCCGCCGCATCGGTCTGGATCAGGTCCAGATCATCACCGGCACTGACCGGTCCGCTCAGAAGCACGCTGAATGTGCCATTGGCGGCGACCAGCGCTGAACCCAAGGGGCTGCCGCCCAGGCTGACCTGCACGGTCGCGCCGGGTTCACCGACGCCAGACAGCACGGTGAGCGCGCTGTTGAAGGTCAGGGTGGCAGGGTCGATGGGCGCTGGCGGGGTGCTGTCCAGCCCGGCGATGGTCAGGGCCGGCGAGGCATTGCCGGCCGCATCACTGGCCACCACGCTCAAGGGCGCGCCGCTGGTCTGGTCGGCATTGAGCGTGACGCTGTAGTCGCCCCCTGTTGCCGTTTGCGCGGTCCCCAGCAGCGTGCCGTCGGCAGCCCGCACAGTGATAGTGCTGCCAGGTTCGGCCGTGCCGGTCAGAAGGCGCGGGTCGACCATCGGGTTGGCAGTTGGCTGTGCTGGCGCGATCAGGTCCGGCGCTGTCAGGACTGACGGATCAGACGCAATATTGGACTGATCGGTCTGCACCACGCTCAGCACTTCGCCGTTCAACTGCGCATCGCTGAGCGGCACAGAGAAACTGCCATCGGCGTTGACGGTGGTGCTACCTAATAAAACACCGCCAACCCGGACCTGAACCTCCGCCCCGGCCTGACCTTTGCCGGTCAACATCAGACCGTTGGTACTGAGAACCAGATCGCTGACCGGCGCCGCAGGCGTTACATCATCAGCTTCAAAAGGCACATCGGCCGAGACCACGCCGGCCGGGCTGGTCTGGCGCACGGTCAGGATTTCACCGTTGAGCTGTGCGGTATCCAGGGTCACGCTAAAGCTGCCATCCGGATCCACAGTGGCCGAGCCGAGCAGGCTGGCGCTGGCGCTGAAGACCTGCACGGTGGCGCCGGCCAGGCCGGTGCCGGTCAATACCAGGCCGTCGGTATCCAGCAGCAGATTGGCGGGCACTGCGGGCACACTCAGATCCGGCGCAACCAGTGTCTGGGCTGACGACTGATTACCGGCGGCGTCGCTCTGAACCACGCTGAAGGTCTGGCCTTCGAGCTCCAGCGCACTCAAGTCAACCGTGAAACGACCATCCGCCTGCACCTGGGCAGTGCCTACCGGCGTGCCGTCGACTCTGACCTGCACGCTGGCACCGACCTCGCCGGAGCCGGTCAGCAAGCCGCTGAGCGGGTCGAGTTGCAGATTGGTAACCGCTGACGGCGCAACCCGATCGACAGTGGCCAGGTCCACCGCTGGCGACATATTGGCCGCTGGGTCGATGAGCATCACCGTCAGGCTGCTGCCATCGGATGAGCCCGCCGCCAGGCTGACGCTGAAGCTGCCATCAGGGTTGACCGTGGCGCTGCCGGCCAGGGTGCCGTCGGCACGGTTGACGCGCACCTCGGTATTGGCCTCCCCGCGACCGGTCAGCAGGTCACCGCTGGCATTGATTTGCAGATTGGTCGGTGCTGCCGGCGGGGTCAGGTCCGGGGCAGTGACCGGGCGGGCCGGGCCGACATTGCCGGCGGCATCGGTCTGGCGGACGCTGAGCACTTCAAGGTTGATCTGGGCACTGCTCAGGTTGACGCTGAAGCTGCCATCGGCCAGCACTTGTGCGCTGCCCAGCGGCGTGCCGCCAGCGCTGCTGACCGTAACTGTGGCACCCGGTTCGCCGTTGCCGGTGACCAGGGTGCCGAGGCTGTTGATCTGCAGCGTGGCGAGGGCTGCCGGTGGGGTGGCATCGGGGGCCGTGAGGGTGCCTGCGGGGGAGACATTACCGGCCAGGTCGGTCTGGGTCAGGGTCAGCTGTTGCGAGTCGATCTGCGGCGCGCTCAGGGTCAGGCTGAAGCTGCCGGTCGGCCCAATCTCAACCGAGCCCAGCGGATTGCCCTGGCTGTCGAATACCCTGACCGTGGCGTTGGCTTCGCCGCGCCCGGTAATGGTCAGGCCATTGCCGGCAATCGCCAGCTCGGTCAGCGGCAGCGGGGCGGTGGTGTCAGTGGCGGGCAGCGATGAGGGCAGCGATACATTGCCAGCCGCATCGCGCAAGCTGACCGCCAGCAATTGGCCGTCGAGCTGGGCACTGGACAGCAGCACCTGGAAGCTGCCGTCGGCCATGACCACATCGCTGCCCAGCACGGTTCCGGCGGCATTGGTCACCGTGACCGTGCTGCCGGCTTCGCCTTTACCGGACAAAACCGTGCCGGTGTCGTTGATCGCAAGGTCAGTTGCCGCCAGCGGTGCCACCCGGTCTGGAGCGGTCAAGGTCACCGCGAGCGACGGGTTGCCGGCCGCGTCGGTCTGGATCAGGCTCAATGGCTGGCCGGCGGTCTGCGCCGTGCCGAGTTGAGTGCTGAAGGTGCCGTCGGGGTTGACCAGTGCACTGCCCAGCAGGGTGCCATCCGCCGCGCGGACCTGCACCGTGGCACCGGCTTCGCCGCGCCCGGTCAGGGTCAGGCCATCGG comes from the Pseudomonas sp. StFLB209 genome and includes:
- a CDS encoding TolC family outer membrane protein — protein: MLLPTAVSADQAPGAAGLGQLSPSQLQQQPPRQPRSPHAGLSSASAARLSLDEAVRQAVAWHPDIAQAVSTLYQQGEGVNVAEAGYYPQVSAGIRGGFETGYGRDNASRALSLSVKQMLYDFGKVDNSVQAAQARVARSQAEILLVIDRIGRDTANAWIEVQRYRNLIDIARQQISGVGSIVELARQRSDLGASTRSDLVQAQSRAEGAMATLQDYKAQYARWQAALSHLTGRSQGTDVSDDVTPSSGGACERSDTATDALPAVLMALAQRSEAQAELARSRAEAYPTLSLQPTVNHYLDSGYRDTNPAMDRTQAGIYLNVEVPIYQGGAISARSRAAGHALSAADAAEDTARLQATQALAEARVQTTSLNLRQRSLERRQGSISEARELYGRQYLDLGTRPLLDLLNAEQEIHQSRFELAGTRADLQRLQIDCLYNSGQLRHAFGLEDRALQGVRVLP
- a CDS encoding type I secretion system permease/ATPase, coding for MNDAVTVTPPQADQSAPPPDYSQWMQAILLVARHYHLEVSEQTIRLAGDRPDRDVEDVVRQMARQAGLTIKFGGCSVAELNHWRTPLVVELEDGQIGVVQSVNGEQLGVALSGDQGLQHRLPLAELDKRLRRTVILRPARPLSDVRTDDYVQPYDEHWFRRIVLRDLRPYSHVMLASLVANLLAMAGVLFSMQVYDRVIPAESLPTLYVLFGGVLLAVLFDFTLRIMRLRITDLLGKRADLRVSDLVYGHALRLRSSVRPKSTGSFISQLRELEQVRDLVTSSTATALADLPFFLLFLLVFWLIGGPLVAIPLVALVVMLLPGLLYQRKLAVLANANMRESALRNAMLVESIQGLDDIKALQAELRFQEQWNRYNASTADTSLRLRTLTNGLVTWTQTVQTAVFAVVIVFGAPMVIAGDLTTGTLVAASMLASRMMAPMAQLNHVLTRWQQAKVALKGLNTLMQQPVDHPEGSKRVHLPAIRGDFHFRDASFRYSAEASPVLTLSELRIQPGEHIAILGRNGAGKSTLLQALAGSMDLATGELSLDGVALSHIDPADLRRDVGLLQQHARLFHGTLRDNMVLGAGRASDQELLAALSISGALEFVRRLPKGLDHLILEGGLGLSGGQRQSLLLARLLLRQPQVLLLDEPTAALDDVTEKRLLEELLRWCEGRTLVMATHRLSVLQRMQRIIVLDNGRIVIDAPREIALAQLRQPAAATPPGALPADGAPS